CGCATTGTCCGTGATCAATCTGCCGGGAATGAACGCGCTCTGTGATTCAGAAATAAGGTCATTTAGGAAGGGTCGCAGCCAATTCACCAGAATTTTTGATAAGACCTTGTAGATGACGTTACATAGACTGATTGGACGGTAATCTTTGATGCTTTGAGGATCATTGCTCTTGGGTATTAGAACAATAGTGGTCTCATTTACTCCATCCGGCATCACATCGTCATTAATTTTTTTTGCACCCCCTTAGTTACATCTTCTCTCAATACTGCCCAATTCCTTTGAAAAAATCTTGCCAGGAAGCCGTCCGGTCCCGGGGCCTTGAGGGGTCTGATCTGGAAGAGGGTGTCGCCCACTTCAGAATCTGAGATAGGTCTGGTCAGAGCATCATTCATATGAGCCTCAACTTTCCTTGGTATTAGGTCGATCAACTTCTGAGGCCTCACGCCCTCGTCCTTCTTATATAAATCTTTGAAGAACCTATTGATTTCAATGTGTATATCCTTTGTGTTCTCAGTCCAAGAGCCATCTTCTTTCTTTAATTTCTCAATCTTGTTCTTCTTTCTTCTCCAGTTTGCTTTTCTATGAAAAAACTCAGTGTTCTTATGTCCCTCACGCAGCCAGGAGATCCTTGACCTTTGCCTCGACATAACCTCCTCCCGGAACAGCCATTCATCAAGCTCAGCTTCGATTTTCTTTATGTTCTCATCGGTCTCCCTTGAACGTGGTTGCAACCTCAGACTCTGTAGCCTAGCTCGAAGAGATTTGATGCTGTTTAGGACTGAGCTGAATTCCTTCTGAGCCCAGCGTCCTAGCACATCCCTCATTGATTTCAAGTTGGTGGCAACGTTTCTGAGGGAAGGGGTGCAGTCCCCCTCTTTCCAAGCATTATGCACTATTTCTGTTAGATTTTCACTTCGCTCCCACATGGCCTCATATCTGAATGTCTTATTGACCTTTCTCCACTCCTTCCTCTTTCCAAATCGCAACAGCAAGGGGACGTGATCTGATCTTGAGGAACAGATATGTTCGATCTTGGCCTCTCTAAACGCTTTGCACCATTCTGGTGTTGCAACCCCTCTATCTAGGCGAGCCTTGACATTCTTGTCCCCACGCTATTTATTATCATACGTCCACGTCGTACCTTTGAAACGCAGGTCCTGAAGATTGCAGTCCGCAAGAACTTGGCGAAAATTGGCCATATTACTTTCAGACCTTTTTGCTCGCGAGAAGTGTTCGCTCTGTCACATGGTTTCGTTAAAATCACCTATCATGAGCCACGGTTCAGAAGAATTGTTCCTAATCCTTCTCAGGAGTTCCCACATGTGATGTCATTCATGTGATTTAGGTTCTCCATATACGAATGTACCCCTCCATTGCATAGCATTGGGACTTAACCGAATTAGCACATAGATATACCTCGGTCCAACAGCGATTTCCTTTATTTCCACACCCTCCTCATAAAACAGCACAATCCCGGCACTCTTGCCGATGCCGGGCTGCACAATACAATGCCGAAGGCCCAGCCTCCATCTAAGATTATTCACGTACTCATCGCTTTTCCGAGTTTCTGACAGAAAAACTAACTTAGGCTTATATGTGTGCACAAGGCCCACTAGCTCATGAACTGTGCGAGGCTGCCCAATTCCTCGACAGTTCCAGCTGATGAGCGTCATGGCTCCTGGCGGGCGCTCTCTTCAGCACCCACCAGTTGACCGAGAGCCCCGGGCTCGGTTGCTTCCGTACCACCATCCTCGCCAGCACTGTTGTCCTCCTTCCCATTGCCTGGAcccttcttcttcttgctctgCTCAGCTGAACCCCCTGCATTTTCCTCCTCTATTTTACCTTTTCCTTCCCCCCACGATCCCCTCTTTTCCCTAGAACCGAGGCCGCTCTAGCATGCTGTTTCTTGGTCCTGCTGATTTTTCCATCTTTCTTCCCATCTGGTCCCTTGTAGGTGAGCTGCACCTGTCCGTTCTGTCCTGAACTGTATATTGGCTGGCTAGAGCAGCCCAGGGTCGCTCCCATCTTCAGGTTAGCAGTAGCGTCATCGACCTTCGTCACAGCAGCAGCACCCAGGTTCAGGGAAAACCCGGGCTTAGGTCCAAACCCTGGTGGGTACTCCAGCTCTTCCTCTCCACCATCATGCCCGTCCACACCCTTGGTTGCCACTGGTGCGGGCTGAGGAAGGACGATGTTGTTGTCGGGTCCCTTCCCCATCCCTTCTGTACCAGCCTCACCAACTTTTGCTGTCACTGGACTCAACGCCTTGTTGGGGTCGTCCTTCTTTTCCTCAGCCTTGTCACTCTCCGTGTCCAGCTTGATCGCACTCACAGCAGCGATGGCCGCTTGCACCAGGGGGTTTGCCAGGACTTCAGTTGGCACACCCCCAATCCTCATAGCCGCTGGTTTTTGGGTTGCCATCAGAGCTGCTTCAGACTTCTCTGCGCCGAAGTTGAGGAAGCGGCGAGTACTGCTAGCTTCTGGGACCACAACACCACCCCTACTGCTACTCCTCTTGAAGGGCGATGCACGCATTGCTGCCGAGAACCTCATCTCTTGGAGGTCCTCGGGCAGCTTGCAATCGCATTGGCTGTGCTCCATGTGTCCACAATAGCTACAAAACCTAGGCAATCTCTCATACTTAACACTAAGAAGGTACATCCTTTTCTTTTCAAGATCATGGGACTCTAGTTCACTACGTAGGGGTTCATCAACATCATGATTCACCCTGACACGCATGTAGTCTCCCCAAATCCGTCCTTCCCTGTCCGCATCCACTTCAAGTACCTCTCCGAGCATTGCACCAAGCTTCATGGCCACCTGTTCAAAAAGCATGATCGGTGGCGCGTCGTAGATGCGGACCCAGATCGGCATATGGCCAACGTCGACGTCGCCGGGGCTGACACTCCCGTCAACCGCCGTCATCAGGAAGGCGTCCCCCTTGTGAATCCAGGGGCCGTTGTTGAGGATGAAGCGGAGGTCTCCCTGGCGCTCGAACTCGACGAGGAAGCGGTTGTTCTTGAGGGGTGTGTAGTTGACACGCCCCCTCAGTCCCCACTTGAACTTGAGCTCCTGGAATAGCCCCACGATGTTGAAGACCTGCACCGAGAAGAACAGCCCGACGGCTATCCACCTCGATCGCATGGCCGCCCTCTCTCTGGACAGGTTCAGCTGGACCACATTCCGCGGCTGCATCTCCATGCTGAGGGGAAAGACAGGAGCCACGACATGATCATTCACTCCATACCTTGCACTTTGGTTGGCCCCCACTCCTTGACCTTCAGGGGTACGGTAGAGATCCCCGCGGTCCCGTGATGAACCGCCACGAGCTAACGCCCTCGATCCCAGGCCTGGCTATCCGTTGGAGTCGGCCTCCTCGCCGCTGTCCATCGGGGCCTTGTTCTTGCCAGCGCCTTGGTTCGCCATTGCAGAGAAGCGCACGATCTCAATGCTCTGTGGTGTT
The Aegilops tauschii subsp. strangulata cultivar AL8/78 chromosome 3, Aet v6.0, whole genome shotgun sequence genome window above contains:
- the LOC141020823 gene encoding uncharacterized protein — translated: MWERSENLTEIVHNAWKEGDCTPSLRNVATNLKSMRDVLGRWAQKEFSSVLNSIKSLRARLQSLRLQPRSRETDENIKKIEAELDEWLFREEVMSRQRSRISWLREGHKNTEFFHRKANWRRKKNKIEKLKKEDGSWTENTKDIHIEINRFFKDLYKKDEGVRPQKLIDLIPRKVEAHMNDALTRPISDSEVGDTLFQIRPLKAPGPDGFLARFFQRNWAVLREDVTKGVQKKLMTM